A region from the Methanofollis sp. W23 genome encodes:
- a CDS encoding MerR family transcriptional regulator produces MMTTQEVAEAADLPTETTRRYLNRFSEFCPSTKESRRNMYDDGVVMTVMTVRGLYDQGLGTEEIREALARDLAPTLDAEVIEDPPAVPALAPEVLEAVALLPRVREVLEMQQGKIVALEEEVQARRVREEALAGEIEGLREDLNRGEMHRVQTAEDARKMRGEIDCMSAEIKEIRAARKEGVWERLRAWINRT; encoded by the coding sequence ATGATGACGACGCAGGAGGTGGCAGAGGCGGCGGACCTCCCCACCGAGACCACCCGGCGATATCTCAATAGGTTCTCTGAGTTCTGCCCCTCGACGAAGGAGAGCCGGCGAAATATGTATGATGATGGTGTGGTGATGACCGTGATGACTGTCCGCGGCCTCTATGATCAGGGGCTCGGCACCGAGGAGATCCGGGAGGCCCTCGCGCGAGACCTCGCCCCGACCCTCGACGCCGAGGTGATCGAGGATCCCCCCGCGGTACCGGCCCTCGCGCCTGAAGTACTCGAGGCCGTTGCCCTCCTCCCCCGGGTGCGCGAGGTACTCGAGATGCAGCAGGGGAAGATCGTCGCCCTGGAGGAGGAGGTGCAGGCCCGGCGGGTGAGAGAGGAGGCACTTGCCGGCGAGATCGAGGGGTTGAGGGAGGATCTGAATCGGGGCGAAATGCATCGAGTACAGACGGCCGAGGATGCCCGCAAAATGAGGGGGGAGATAGATTGTATGTCTGCGGAGATCAAGGAAATACGGGCCGCGAGAAAAGAAGGGGTTTGGGAGCGGTTACGCGCCTGGATAAACCGTACATAG
- a CDS encoding rhomboid family intramembrane serine protease has protein sequence MERHPLHDFAPIGLFLAVPLLLGIIQSQLPPTFYPWVQGLPQFAKCLIAPFVSYGWPFFASNLKAYAILAPALLLMAGKDGISTVSKQFLLALALVPLLTALLKTGLGMQSTGLGLSGVVFALLGIITVYFVGEVARHPSRKTRGILAGIALLVVVPLLVPPVTVLGDGRTFYTDVVGHWCGWLAGLGAGAIVPMEEARHPWIGALVLAYFAVAALPMVL, from the coding sequence ATGGAAAGGCATCCTCTACATGATTTCGCCCCGATAGGACTCTTCCTCGCCGTTCCCCTCCTCCTCGGCATCATCCAGTCGCAGCTCCCGCCGACCTTCTACCCATGGGTGCAGGGCCTCCCGCAGTTCGCCAAATGCCTCATTGCTCCCTTCGTATCGTACGGATGGCCCTTCTTCGCGTCGAACCTCAAAGCGTACGCCATCCTCGCTCCCGCTCTCCTCCTCATGGCCGGGAAAGATGGCATCTCCACCGTATCGAAACAGTTCCTTCTGGCCCTCGCCCTCGTCCCGCTCCTGACCGCCCTACTCAAAACCGGCCTCGGGATGCAGAGCACCGGCCTGGGGCTCTCTGGCGTGGTGTTCGCCCTCCTCGGCATCATCACAGTGTACTTCGTCGGCGAAGTCGCCCGGCACCCCTCCCGGAAGACCCGGGGGATCCTCGCGGGCATCGCCCTCCTCGTCGTGGTCCCGCTCCTCGTCCCTCCGGTGACAGTGCTCGGGGACGGCAGAACCTTCTACACCGATGTGGTGGGGCACTGGTGCGGGTGGCTGGCCGGCCTGGGGGCGGGCGCCATCGTCCCCATGGAGGAGGCGCGGCACCCCTGGATCGGGGCGCTCGTCCTCGCGTACTTCGCCGTCGCCGCCCTCCCGATGGTCCTCTGA
- a CDS encoding HNH endonuclease, which translates to MNSLQNFLNRHHDDIVASVAALERDGHKCNRCGATDALEVHHIVPVHAGGTNTKENLTTLCHKCHVMIHAEERESLRREKERTAMQTVLNQHGGKSIEDWG; encoded by the coding sequence ATGAACTCCCTCCAGAACTTCCTGAATCGCCACCACGACGACATAGTTGCATCAGTTGCGGCGCTGGAGAGAGACGGGCACAAATGTAATCGCTGCGGGGCCACAGATGCCTTAGAGGTACATCATATTGTTCCCGTACACGCTGGCGGGACGAACACAAAGGAAAACCTCACGACACTCTGCCACAAGTGCCACGTTATGATCCACGCAGAGGAGCGGGAGAGTTTGCGCCGGGAAAAGGAGAGGACAGCAATGCAGACCGTCCTGAACCAACACGGCGGGAAATCAATTGAGGATTGGGGATGA